A genomic window from Diospyros lotus cultivar Yz01 chromosome 2, ASM1463336v1, whole genome shotgun sequence includes:
- the LOC127794232 gene encoding protein STRICTOSIDINE SYNTHASE-LIKE 11-like, with protein MARTWDASSCLICFNMETILSPKTVLAIMLSILIFLFSSPIGVLSQRYSTFSSIPLPPRASAPVTLAFDVPLVGGALYVGVGDGRILKKPAGPTAQFSVFATTSPRRSNALCDGTTDPNLGPICGKPFGLRFNYLTRQLYIADAYLGLSVVGQGGGLATSLAIGADGVPFRFLTSIDVSQISGMVYLTDASLTFDLRNVTDPNFERDSTGRLISYNPRTRESKVLLTGLGRPTGVAVSLDGSFLLIAEYNNRRIQRFWLTGLRANTVETLLNLPGNPVNIRMAGLSDFWVAMRLTSQQPPLVITPLAQRINIFGVVLAQVNFSAQYQNMTVSVVLEQNAALYTGSRRDAVNFVGVYR; from the exons ATGGCAAGAACTTGGGATGCTTCAAGCTGTCTCATCTGTTTCAATATGGAAACCATCTTGAGTCCCAAAACAGTGTTGGCCATCATGCTCTCCATTCTCATCTTTCTATTCTCTTCCCCCATTGGGGTGCTCTCCCAGCGATATTCAACCTTTAGCTCCATCCCGTTGCCACCGCGAGCTTCAGCTCCTGTGACCCTCGCATTCGATGTACCACTGGTCGGCGGGGCACTTTACGTCGGGGTCGGCGATGGTAGAATTCTCAAGAAGCCGGCGGGTCCAACGGCTCAGTTCTCCGTTTTTGCCACTACTTCGCCGAGAAG gAGTAATGCGCTGTGTGATGGTACAACTGATCCGAATTTGGGGCCGATATGCGGGAAGCCCTTCGGCCTTAGGTTCAACTATTTAACCCGCCAACTCTACATTGCAGATGCTTATTTGGGGCTCAGTGTAGTAGGGCAGGGCGGCGGCCTTGCCACCAGCCTTGCTATCGGTGCAGATGGCGTGCCTTTCCGCTTCCTTACAAGCATTGATGTTAGTCAGATTTCTGGAATGGTGTACTTAACAGATGCTAGTCTAACCTTCGATCTAAG AAACGTCACAGATCCAAATTTTGAGAGAGACTCAACGGGTAGGCTAATAAGCTATAACCCAAGGACCAGAGAGTCGAAGGTGCTACTAACAGGGCTGGGCCGGCCGACCGGCGTAGCGGTCAGCCTGGACGGCTCCTTTCTACTGATTGCAGAGTACAACAACCGGAGAATTCAGAGGTTCTGGCTGACGGGTCTGAGAGCCAACACGGTGGAGACCTTGCTGAACCTGCCCGGAAACCCTGTGAATATCAGGATGGCGGGGTTGAGTGACTTTTGGGTGGCGATGAGGCTGACCAGCCAACAGCCGCCGCTGGTTATTACACCTCTAGCACAAAGGATCAACATCTTTGGCGTGGTTTTGGCGCAAGTGAATTTCAGTGCACAGTATCAGAACATGACCGTGAGCGTTGTTCTTGAGCAGAATGCGGCGTTATACACCGGCTCTCGACGTGACGCAGTTAACTTCGTCGGTGTTTACAGGTGA
- the LOC127794233 gene encoding uncharacterized protein LOC127794233, translating to MALDKQWMNLVNDRLSETYQFGIKEFLRYATKKVGDRDIRCPCVKCNNTYSRSHEMVETHLTVYGIVQNYTFWYHHGEMLGESDSESEYGYEGEEDEVLETRGEEDIHGIMRDFFPTLDAFNKNRVDFGGSSNNMQKEDPNDEAKKFYKLLTDLEQPLYEGSKSSKLSTIIKLLHIKSLGRWSNESFTMLLQILQDELLPDGSTLPNSYYEAKKIIQDLGLSYKKIYACVNNCMLYWKKDEKSNFCSICGASRWKNDNCSGEIKVGRNGKRKPVKILRYFPLKPRLQRLFMFSKIASFMRWHHDKRVDDGVIRHPANSLQWKSFDEMHENFASEPRNVRLGLASDGFQPFAHSKTSYSIWPVFLIPYNLPPWMCMKDSNFILSMLIPGPEGPGDAIDVYLQPLIEELQELWEVGVETFDASIHQNFKMHVALLWTINDFPAYGNLSGWSIKCKLACPCCNKDTFSMRLDNSRKQCFMRHRRYLPMNHKWRIDKKSFDGTKEYGLPPKPLIGEDILNQVKDLEGVILSKDVSKKTKVSHDNRGDNWNKKSIFFQTSILE from the coding sequence ATGGCACTTGATAAGCAGTGGATGAATCTTGTTAATGATCGGCTAAGTGAAACATATCAATTTGGTATTAAGGAATTTTTAAGATATGCTACAAAAAAGGTGGGAGATCGTGACATTCGATGTCCATGTGTCAAGTGTAATAACACTTACTCAAGAAGTCATGAAATGGTTGAAACCCATCTAACAGTTTATGGTATAGtccaaaattatacattttggtatcatcATGGAGAAATGTTAGGTGAATCTGACTCTGAATCTGAATATGGATATGAGGGTGAAGAAGATGAGGTATTAGAAACTAGAGGAGAGGAAGATATTCATGGGATTATGAGGGACTTTTTTCCTACTTTAGATGCTTTCAACAAAAATAGAGTAGATTTTGGTGGCTCAAGCAATAATATGCAAAAAGAGGATCCTAATGATGAAGCAAAGAAATTTTATAAGCTATTGACAGATTTGGAGCAACCATTATATGAAGGTTCTAAGAGTTCAAAATTGTCTACTATAATCAAGCTATTACATATCAAGAGCCTTGGTCGTTGGAGTAATGAGTCATTTACTATGTTATTACAAATATTACAAGATGAATTACTCCCTGATGGTTCGACTTTGCCAAATTCATATTATGAGGCAAAGAAGATTATTCAAGATCTTGGACTTTCCTATAAGAAAATATATGCATGTGTCAATAATTGTATGCTATATTGGAAGAAAGATGAGAAGTCTAACTTTTGTAGTATATGTGGAGCTTCGAGATGGAAAAATGATAATTGTAGCGGAGAAATCAAAGTTGGAAGGAATGGTAAAAGAAAACCTGTAAAAATATTGCGATATTTCCCGTTAAAGCCGAGGCTTCAAAGGCTATTTATGTTCAGCAAGATAGCGTCCTTTATGAGATGGCACCATGACAAAAGAGTAGATGATGGAGTAATAAGGCATCCGGCTAATTCTTTACAATGGAAATCTTTTGATGAAATGCATGAAAATTTTGCTTCAGAGCCTCGTAATGTGAGACTTGGTCTTGCAAGTGATGGGTTCCAACCATTTGCACATTCCAAAACTTCATATAGTATTTGGCCAGTATTCCTTATTCCATACAATTTGCCTCCTTGGATGTGCATGAAAGACTCTAATTTCATTTTGTCAATGCTTATTCCAGGTCCTGAGGGACCAGGGGATGCTATTGATGTCTATCTCCAACCTTTAATAGAAGAATTACAAGAGCTGTGGGAAGTAGGAGTTGAAACATTTGATGCATCAATTCACCAGAATTTCAAGATGCATGTAGCTTTACTATGGACCATTAATGATTTCCCTGCATATGGAAACCTATCAGGTTGGAGCATTAAGTGTAAATTGGCTTGTCCTTGTTGTAACAAGGATACCTTTTCTATGAGGTTAGACAATAGCAGAAAGCAATGTTTCATGCGCCATCGTCGCTATCTTCCAATGAATCACAAATGGCGTATTGACAAGAAATCATTTGATGGCACGAAAGAGTATGGATTACCACCAAAACCTCTTATTGGTGAGGATATTCTAAATCAGGTGAAAGATCTTGAAGGAGTCATTTTATCTAAAGATGTTAGTAAAAAGACAAAAGTTTCACATGATAATAGAGGGGATAATTGGAATaagaaaagcattttttttcaaacttccaTACTGGAGTAG